The Streptomyces sp. Alt3 genome has a segment encoding these proteins:
- a CDS encoding TIGR03936 family radical SAM-associated protein, with the protein MQRIRLRYTKRGRLRFTSHRDFQRAFERALRRSEVPMAYSAGFTPHPKVSYANAAPTGTGSEAEFLEIALTEARDPDVLRELLDASMPDGLDVVDAVEARTSGLADRLTASVWEMRLDGVPVEDAEKAVTAFMDAETVEVQRRAKNGMRTFDARAAVVGLQALDPQPDRSGDGPCAILRLVVRHVTPAVRPDDVLSGLRAVADLTPPVPAAVTRLAQGLFDEESGTVTDPLAPDREAAPAVTTADPAAAATAPEGAGSA; encoded by the coding sequence GTGCAGCGCATCCGACTGCGCTACACCAAGCGGGGCCGCCTCCGGTTCACCAGTCACAGAGACTTCCAGCGTGCCTTCGAGCGGGCGCTGCGCCGCTCCGAGGTGCCCATGGCCTACTCGGCCGGTTTCACCCCGCACCCGAAGGTGTCGTACGCCAACGCCGCCCCCACGGGTACGGGAAGCGAGGCCGAGTTCCTGGAGATCGCCCTCACCGAGGCGCGGGATCCGGACGTCCTCCGCGAACTGCTCGACGCGTCGATGCCCGACGGGCTCGACGTCGTCGACGCCGTGGAGGCCCGTACCTCCGGCCTCGCCGACCGGCTGACCGCCTCCGTATGGGAGATGCGGCTGGACGGCGTACCGGTCGAGGATGCGGAGAAGGCCGTCACCGCCTTCATGGACGCCGAGACCGTCGAGGTCCAGCGCCGTGCCAAGAACGGCATGAGGACCTTCGACGCCCGTGCCGCCGTCGTCGGTCTGCAGGCCCTTGATCCACAGCCTGATAGGTCCGGGGACGGGCCCTGTGCGATACTGCGGCTGGTAGTGCGGCACGTGACACCTGCCGTGCGACCCGACGACGTCCTGTCCGGTCTCCGAGCTGTGGCCGACCTAACGCCGCCGGTCCCCGCTGCGGTGACCAGGCTGGCGCAGGGGCTCTTCGACGAGGAGTCCGGCACGGTGACCGACCCGCTCGCGCCCGACCGCGAGGCAGCCCCGGCCGTTACCACGGCCGATCCGGCAGCCGCCGCGACGGCGCCTGAAGGTGCAGGTTCCGCGTAA
- a CDS encoding Rne/Rng family ribonuclease gives MHEPNEAGTTGNPANAEDNNAPGDKLPPRRRRRAASRPAGPPGTAAPEDVTPAVPAADVVTPEPEAEAAPPARPRRRAVRKATAPAGAPQAAEVVEPVAETAPAEQEAEETTEAAEAAPPARPRRRAVRKATAPAGAPQAAEVVEPVAETAPAEEEAEETTEAPVAEAPRGRRRATRKATSPAGAPRSAETVTQETAVAEPVKAPEAEAEPEVAAEPVAAPRGRQRRRASAPAGAPQGAQAAEAPAETVTEPVTEPAVEPAREEEPAREEEPAESAPPARTRRRASRKASAPAGSPQPAEEAAEVAAEKAESLPAAVAEELATETEQVEEAAPRGRQRRRATAAAGRPEFTGKAEEPARKGRRAARPAVAVFQAPVFAEPMFQTPETAAAAAAAAGPATAYDESDEAEEQRTADRAPRKAEQPAEAAPAESESAPQGGSRRRRRRRGEAVETEPAATPVTLPAEQPAVTAEDEQESETDAEHEGDETDEYGDRPSRRRRRGGRRRRRGEANDMDDAEHQDDSAADHSEDEPQQSQDDDEDDEHESASGSSSSRRRRRRRRRSGDASGEDTATGTDDPERTVVKVREPRKKEAEREPGTGFDEVQSIKGSTRMEAKKQRRREGREQGRRRVPIITEAEFLARREAVERVMVVRQSGERTQIGVLEDNVLVEHYVNKEQATSYVGNVYLGKVQNVLPSMEAAFVDIGKGRNAVLYAGEVNFEALGMAHGPRRIETALKSGQSVLVQVTKDPIGHKGARLTSQVSLPGRYLVYVPEGSMTGISRKLPDTERARLKTILKKIVPEDAGVIVRTAAEGASEDELRRDVERLQQQWEEIQKKAKSTSSSNAPTLLYGEPDMTVRVVRDIFNEDFSKVIVSGDDAWETIHGYVSHVAPDLTDRLSRWTSEVDVFATYRIDEQLMKALDRKVYLPSGGSLVIDKTEAMVVVDVNTGKFTGQGGNLEETVTKNNLEAAEEIVRQLRLRDLGGIVVVDFIDMVLESNRDLVLRRLLECLGRDRTKHQVAEVTSLGLVQMTRKRVGQGLLESFSETCVHCNGRGVIVHMEQPTSAGGGGGKRSKKRGRGAGHEHEHGQEHAHAEQPAEVETEAEVAAEVAAPVALPEPEFVADEELYSSAAEAEAAATRGRGRRRATRKATAPAGAPARVAETAPAAETAPAAPVAEEKPQPEPVAEAPVEAPAAEAEAAPPARTRRRATRKATAPAGSPKQADVTPPVQPAEPAAEPVAVEDPVVEAPAAPAPAPSEDTKASEAPAADEESAPAAPPRARRRVTRKVTAPAGSPAGTEEAAAVVVADTGSDTPGTAGAEEAESEAPVKKTAARKTAKKATAKKVAAKKTATKTVAKKTAAKKTTKKAPARKTVAAEQSSPSAAASARTGESE, from the coding sequence ATGCACGAGCCGAACGAAGCCGGTACCACCGGAAACCCCGCGAACGCGGAGGACAACAACGCCCCCGGGGACAAGCTGCCGCCGCGCCGCAGGCGCCGCGCCGCCTCCCGCCCCGCGGGCCCGCCGGGTACGGCCGCCCCCGAGGACGTCACCCCTGCCGTACCGGCCGCCGACGTCGTAACACCCGAGCCCGAAGCCGAGGCCGCGCCGCCGGCGCGTCCGCGTCGTCGTGCGGTCCGTAAGGCGACCGCTCCGGCGGGTGCGCCGCAGGCCGCCGAGGTCGTGGAGCCGGTCGCCGAGACCGCTCCGGCCGAGCAGGAGGCCGAGGAGACCACCGAGGCGGCCGAGGCCGCGCCGCCGGCGCGTCCGCGTCGTCGTGCGGTCCGTAAGGCGACCGCTCCGGCGGGTGCGCCGCAGGCCGCCGAGGTCGTGGAGCCGGTCGCCGAGACCGCTCCGGCCGAGGAAGAGGCCGAGGAGACCACCGAGGCCCCCGTCGCGGAGGCCCCCCGCGGCCGTCGCCGCGCCACACGTAAGGCCACCTCTCCCGCGGGCGCGCCCCGGTCCGCCGAGACCGTCACGCAGGAAACCGCCGTGGCCGAGCCCGTGAAGGCTCCCGAGGCCGAGGCCGAGCCCGAGGTCGCTGCCGAGCCCGTGGCCGCCCCGCGAGGCCGTCAGCGCCGCCGGGCGTCGGCTCCGGCCGGTGCGCCGCAGGGTGCGCAGGCCGCCGAGGCCCCGGCCGAGACCGTCACCGAGCCGGTGACCGAGCCCGCCGTCGAGCCTGCCCGCGAGGAAGAGCCCGCCCGCGAGGAGGAGCCCGCCGAGTCCGCGCCGCCGGCGCGTACCCGTCGCCGCGCCTCCCGTAAGGCGAGCGCGCCGGCCGGTTCCCCGCAGCCCGCCGAGGAGGCCGCCGAGGTCGCCGCCGAGAAGGCCGAGAGTCTTCCCGCCGCCGTCGCCGAGGAGCTGGCCACCGAGACCGAGCAGGTCGAGGAGGCCGCGCCGCGAGGCCGTCAGCGCCGCCGGGCCACCGCCGCCGCGGGCCGTCCCGAATTCACCGGCAAGGCCGAGGAGCCCGCCCGCAAGGGCCGTCGCGCGGCGCGCCCCGCCGTGGCCGTGTTCCAGGCCCCGGTCTTCGCCGAGCCGATGTTCCAGACCCCGGAGACCGCCGCTGCCGCGGCCGCCGCCGCGGGCCCCGCCACCGCGTACGACGAGAGCGACGAGGCCGAGGAGCAGCGGACCGCCGATCGCGCGCCGCGCAAGGCCGAGCAGCCCGCCGAGGCCGCGCCCGCCGAGTCCGAGTCCGCACCTCAGGGTGGTTCGCGCCGTCGTCGCCGCCGTCGTGGCGAGGCCGTCGAGACCGAGCCGGCCGCCACCCCGGTCACGCTTCCGGCCGAGCAGCCCGCCGTCACCGCCGAGGACGAGCAGGAGTCCGAGACGGACGCCGAGCACGAGGGCGACGAGACGGACGAGTACGGGGACCGGCCCTCGCGCCGTCGCCGTCGTGGTGGCCGCCGTCGCCGTCGCGGTGAGGCCAACGACATGGACGACGCGGAGCACCAGGACGACAGCGCCGCTGACCACTCCGAGGACGAGCCGCAGCAGTCGCAGGACGACGACGAGGACGACGAGCACGAGTCCGCGTCGGGCTCCAGCAGCAGCCGTCGCCGCCGTCGCCGTCGCCGTCGCAGCGGGGACGCCTCCGGTGAGGACACCGCCACGGGCACGGACGACCCGGAGCGCACCGTCGTCAAGGTCCGTGAGCCCCGCAAGAAGGAGGCCGAGCGCGAGCCCGGCACCGGCTTCGACGAGGTCCAGTCCATCAAGGGCTCGACCCGTATGGAGGCCAAGAAGCAGCGCCGCCGCGAGGGGCGTGAGCAGGGCCGCCGTCGCGTCCCGATCATCACCGAGGCCGAGTTCCTGGCCCGCCGTGAGGCCGTCGAGCGTGTCATGGTCGTCCGCCAGAGCGGCGAGCGCACCCAGATCGGCGTCCTCGAGGACAACGTGCTCGTCGAGCACTACGTCAACAAGGAGCAGGCGACCAGCTACGTCGGCAACGTCTACCTGGGCAAGGTGCAGAACGTACTGCCTTCCATGGAGGCCGCGTTCGTCGACATCGGCAAGGGCCGCAACGCCGTCCTGTACGCGGGCGAGGTCAACTTCGAGGCACTCGGCATGGCCCACGGGCCGCGCCGTATCGAGACCGCGCTGAAGTCCGGCCAGTCCGTCCTCGTCCAGGTGACGAAGGACCCGATCGGCCACAAGGGCGCCCGCCTGACCAGCCAGGTCTCGCTGCCCGGCCGTTACCTGGTCTACGTGCCCGAGGGCTCGATGACCGGCATCAGCCGCAAGCTGCCCGACACCGAGCGCGCCCGGCTGAAGACGATCCTCAAGAAGATCGTCCCCGAGGACGCGGGCGTCATCGTGCGCACCGCCGCCGAGGGCGCGAGCGAGGACGAGCTGCGCCGTGACGTCGAGCGGCTGCAGCAGCAGTGGGAAGAGATCCAGAAGAAGGCGAAGAGCACCAGCAGCTCCAACGCGCCGACCCTGCTCTACGGCGAGCCGGACATGACCGTCCGGGTCGTCCGGGACATCTTCAACGAGGACTTCTCGAAGGTGATCGTCAGCGGTGACGACGCCTGGGAGACCATCCACGGCTATGTCTCGCACGTGGCGCCGGACCTGACGGACCGCCTCTCGCGCTGGACGTCCGAGGTCGACGTCTTCGCGACGTACCGCATCGACGAGCAGCTGATGAAGGCGCTGGACCGCAAGGTCTACCTGCCGAGCGGCGGCTCCCTGGTGATCGACAAGACCGAGGCGATGGTGGTCGTCGACGTCAACACCGGCAAGTTCACCGGCCAGGGCGGAAACCTCGAGGAGACCGTCACCAAGAACAACCTGGAGGCGGCCGAGGAGATCGTGCGCCAGCTGCGGCTGCGCGACCTCGGCGGCATCGTCGTCGTCGACTTCATCGACATGGTGCTGGAGTCCAACCGGGACCTGGTCCTGCGGCGGCTCCTGGAGTGCCTGGGACGCGACCGCACGAAGCACCAGGTCGCCGAGGTCACGTCGCTGGGCCTGGTCCAGATGACCCGCAAGCGGGTGGGCCAGGGCCTGCTGGAGTCCTTCTCCGAGACCTGTGTCCACTGCAACGGGCGCGGTGTGATCGTCCACATGGAGCAGCCCACGTCCGCGGGCGGCGGTGGCGGCAAGCGGTCCAAGAAGCGCGGCCGTGGCGCCGGGCACGAGCACGAGCACGGCCAGGAGCACGCGCACGCCGAGCAGCCGGCCGAGGTCGAGACCGAGGCCGAGGTGGCCGCCGAGGTCGCCGCCCCGGTGGCCCTGCCCGAGCCGGAGTTCGTGGCCGACGAGGAGCTGTACAGCAGCGCGGCCGAGGCCGAGGCTGCCGCGACGCGCGGCCGTGGCCGCCGGCGCGCGACCCGCAAGGCGACGGCTCCGGCCGGCGCTCCCGCCCGTGTCGCCGAGACCGCTCCTGCCGCCGAGACCGCTCCCGCGGCCCCGGTGGCCGAGGAGAAGCCGCAGCCCGAACCGGTCGCCGAGGCACCGGTGGAGGCTCCCGCCGCCGAGGCCGAGGCAGCGCCCCCGGCACGTACGCGTCGCAGGGCGACCCGCAAGGCGACCGCTCCGGCGGGCTCGCCCAAGCAGGCCGACGTGACGCCTCCGGTGCAGCCGGCCGAGCCCGCGGCGGAGCCCGTCGCGGTCGAGGACCCGGTCGTCGAGGCCCCCGCGGCCCCGGCTCCCGCGCCTTCGGAGGACACCAAGGCGTCCGAGGCCCCGGCTGCCGACGAGGAGTCCGCTCCCGCCGCCCCGCCGCGTGCCCGCCGCCGGGTGACCCGCAAGGTCACCGCACCGGCCGGGTCGCCTGCCGGGACCGAGGAGGCGGCGGCCGTGGTCGTCGCGGACACCGGATCCGACACGCCCGGGACCGCCGGAGCCGAGGAAGCGGAATCGGAAGCCCCGGTCAAGAAGACCGCGGCGCGGAAGACCGCGAAGAAGGCCACGGCCAAGAAGGTGGCGGCCAAGAAGACCGCCACCAAGACGGTCGCGAAGAAGACCGCCGCCAAGAAGACGACGAAGAAGGCACCGGCGAGGAAGACCGTCGCCGCCGAGCAGTCGTCGCCCTCCGCAGCCGCTTCCGCGCGTACGGGGGAGAGCGAGTGA
- a CDS encoding DegT/DnrJ/EryC1/StrS family aminotransferase — protein sequence MTNTNQQPVPAASPVIGEAEIAAAVRVMRSGRVVQGPEVAAFEEEFSGLVGGRHCVAVNSGTSALYLLLLALGIGRGDEVIVPSFSFAASANAVRLTGAEVVFADIEPDSFGLDPAAVEAAVTPRTAAVMPVHLYGHPAAMDRLTRVAGKHRLAVVEDACQAHAAALNGTPVGAFGTGGAFSFYPTKNMHALEGGMVTTGDAELARTLRLLRNQGMEQRYANEIVGANMRMTDVSAAVGRVQLTRIGAWTEQRRANAAHLDADITVPGVTTPPVAEGARHVYHQYTVRVPGVRDAAMAELAEAGIGHAVYYPTPIHRLKPYWEPDQKAGRFWDLPETERAAAEVVSLPVHPSLTAEDLKRVAAAVNALEVIL from the coding sequence ATGACGAACACCAACCAGCAGCCTGTTCCAGCAGCCAGTCCCGTCATCGGAGAGGCCGAGATCGCGGCCGCGGTCCGTGTGATGCGAAGCGGCCGTGTCGTGCAGGGCCCCGAGGTCGCCGCCTTCGAGGAGGAGTTCTCCGGCCTGGTGGGCGGACGGCACTGCGTCGCGGTCAACTCCGGCACCTCGGCCCTGTACCTGCTCCTGCTCGCCCTGGGCATCGGCAGGGGCGACGAGGTGATCGTCCCCTCCTTCTCCTTCGCGGCGTCCGCGAACGCGGTACGCCTGACCGGCGCGGAGGTCGTGTTCGCCGACATCGAACCGGACAGCTTCGGCCTCGACCCGGCCGCGGTGGAAGCCGCGGTCACACCACGCACCGCGGCGGTCATGCCGGTGCACCTCTACGGTCACCCGGCGGCGATGGACCGGCTGACGCGCGTCGCCGGAAAGCACCGCCTCGCCGTGGTCGAGGACGCCTGCCAGGCGCACGCCGCCGCCCTGAACGGCACCCCCGTCGGCGCCTTCGGCACGGGCGGTGCCTTCAGCTTCTACCCGACCAAGAACATGCACGCCCTGGAGGGCGGCATGGTCACCACGGGAGACGCGGAACTCGCGCGCACCCTGCGCCTGCTGCGCAACCAGGGCATGGAACAGCGCTACGCCAACGAGATCGTCGGTGCCAACATGCGGATGACCGACGTGTCCGCCGCCGTCGGCCGGGTACAGCTCACCAGGATCGGGGCCTGGACCGAGCAGCGCAGGGCCAACGCCGCCCACCTCGACGCGGACATCACCGTCCCCGGGGTCACCACGCCGCCCGTCGCCGAGGGCGCCCGCCACGTCTACCACCAGTACACCGTGCGCGTCCCCGGGGTCCGGGACGCCGCGATGGCGGAGCTCGCCGAGGCGGGCATCGGCCACGCGGTCTACTACCCGACGCCGATCCACCGTCTGAAGCCCTACTGGGAGCCGGACCAGAAGGCGGGCCGCTTCTGGGACCTCCCCGAGACCGAGCGGGCCGCCGCCGAGGTCGTCTCCCTGCCCGTGCACCCCTCCCTCACGGCGGAGGACCTGAAGCGTGTGGCAGCCGCCGTCAACGCCCTGGAGGTAATCCTGTGA
- a CDS encoding Gfo/Idh/MocA family protein, translated as MGRHHARVLTALEGVTLAGVVDPLGDKNGWAQGAPVLTDVEDLLAMGIDYAVVACPTGLHEEVGLRLAEAGVCVLVEKPLADSVEGALRLVDAFESRNLTAGVGHIERCNPALRSLRSRLETGELGDVYQVVTRRQGPYPHRIADVGVIKDLATHDIDLTAWMTGRSYVSIAAHTVSKSGRPYEDMVSAVGRLSDGTMVNHLVNWLSPLKERFTSVTGERGCLVADTLTADLTFYSNASVATEWEALRAFRGVSEGDMIRYAIPKREPLLVEHELFRDAVQGISSDICTLRQGLRTVEVAASLLDSARSGRTVVFEAEEAVRHGA; from the coding sequence ATGGGCCGCCACCACGCCCGCGTTCTCACCGCCCTGGAAGGCGTCACCCTGGCAGGCGTCGTCGACCCGCTGGGCGACAAGAACGGCTGGGCGCAGGGGGCTCCCGTGCTGACGGACGTCGAGGACCTGCTCGCCATGGGCATCGACTACGCCGTCGTCGCCTGCCCGACGGGCCTGCACGAGGAAGTCGGCCTGAGACTCGCCGAGGCCGGAGTGTGCGTGCTCGTCGAGAAACCGCTCGCGGACTCCGTCGAAGGCGCCCTGCGTCTCGTGGACGCCTTCGAGTCACGGAACCTGACGGCGGGCGTCGGCCACATCGAACGGTGCAACCCCGCCCTGCGTTCGCTCCGCAGCCGCCTGGAGACCGGCGAACTCGGAGATGTGTACCAGGTGGTGACCAGACGTCAGGGGCCCTATCCGCACCGCATCGCCGACGTCGGCGTGATCAAGGACCTGGCGACCCACGACATCGACCTGACGGCCTGGATGACCGGCCGGAGCTATGTGTCGATCGCGGCCCACACGGTGTCGAAGTCCGGCCGGCCGTACGAGGACATGGTCAGCGCGGTGGGCCGGCTCTCCGACGGGACCATGGTCAACCACCTGGTCAACTGGCTGAGCCCGCTCAAGGAACGCTTCACCTCGGTCACCGGCGAGCGCGGCTGCCTCGTCGCGGACACCCTGACCGCCGACCTGACGTTCTACTCGAACGCCTCGGTCGCCACCGAATGGGAAGCCCTGCGGGCGTTCCGCGGCGTCTCCGAGGGCGACATGATCCGTTACGCGATCCCCAAGCGTGAGCCCCTGCTCGTCGAACACGAACTCTTCCGGGACGCCGTGCAGGGCATCTCCTCCGACATCTGCACACTGCGGCAGGGGCTGCGCACCGTGGAGGTGGCCGCATCCCTGCTCGACTCGGCCAGGAGCGGGCGCACGGTGGTCTTCGAGGCGGAGGAGGCGGTGCGCCATGGAGCATGA
- a CDS encoding glycosyltransferase family 4 protein, with the protein MEHDHPVAAPLRGKIVMLVENGVKGDSRVQKEALSAAAAGWDVVLLGKSPDKKARSWRLGEARVRLLPVPTPLHRRRHEYRRAVLRAPLAYPPGPLAEYRKQRMKAWRAELNLQVIETGRTGSAVARTRLLPTRLLSRGMHRWVRLRARHTAALERRRKDMDTPLDRFTTAFWVRAMGERAWRRLDPGLWDLELAYGKVIDSLEPDLIHANDFRMLGVGARAKLRAEARGRTVKLVWDAHEFLPGIKPWNPHPRWHVAQCAHEREHAKYADAVTTVSATLAQMLVEHHGLRELPEVVLNAPDTVTPAEGAFEPVPDLRALCGIGPQVPLAVYSGSAAPQRGLDIMVEALPQLPGTHVAFVVPRGNSLYMQALKKRAVALAVQDRVHILPYVPHDQVVRHLAAADVGVIPIHHWPNHEIALITKFFEYSHARLPLVVSDVRTMGAMATTTGQGEVFTAEDVTDYVRAVTAVLADPRRYREAYHRPGMLAEWTWEAQAAVLDSVYSRLVEGARAPVGERMAPVTS; encoded by the coding sequence ATGGAGCATGACCACCCGGTCGCGGCGCCCCTGCGCGGGAAGATCGTCATGCTGGTCGAGAACGGGGTGAAGGGTGATTCCCGGGTCCAGAAGGAGGCCCTGTCGGCCGCCGCGGCAGGCTGGGACGTGGTGCTCCTCGGCAAGTCCCCCGACAAGAAGGCCAGGAGCTGGCGGCTGGGTGAGGCCCGGGTCCGCCTGCTGCCGGTCCCGACGCCCCTGCACCGACGCCGCCACGAATACCGCCGGGCGGTGCTCCGCGCTCCGCTCGCCTACCCGCCGGGACCACTTGCCGAATACCGCAAGCAGCGGATGAAGGCGTGGCGCGCCGAGCTCAACCTCCAGGTCATCGAAACCGGGCGGACCGGCTCCGCCGTCGCGCGGACAAGGCTGCTGCCGACACGTCTGCTGTCCCGGGGCATGCACCGGTGGGTCCGGCTGCGGGCCCGGCACACCGCTGCGCTGGAGCGCCGCCGCAAGGACATGGACACCCCGCTCGACCGGTTCACCACGGCCTTCTGGGTCCGTGCGATGGGGGAGAGGGCCTGGCGTCGGCTCGACCCCGGTCTGTGGGACCTGGAGCTCGCCTACGGCAAGGTCATCGACTCCCTCGAACCCGACCTGATCCACGCCAACGACTTCCGGATGCTCGGCGTGGGCGCGCGTGCCAAGCTGCGGGCCGAGGCCAGGGGCCGCACCGTGAAACTCGTGTGGGACGCACACGAGTTCCTGCCCGGCATCAAGCCCTGGAACCCGCACCCGCGCTGGCACGTCGCCCAGTGCGCCCACGAGCGGGAACACGCCAAGTACGCGGACGCCGTCACGACCGTGTCGGCCACCCTCGCGCAGATGCTGGTCGAGCACCACGGGCTGCGGGAACTCCCGGAGGTGGTGCTCAACGCTCCCGACACCGTGACCCCCGCGGAAGGAGCCTTCGAGCCCGTCCCCGACCTGCGGGCGCTGTGCGGTATCGGACCCCAGGTGCCACTGGCGGTCTACAGCGGCTCCGCCGCTCCGCAGAGAGGGCTCGACATCATGGTCGAGGCCCTGCCGCAGCTCCCGGGCACCCACGTCGCCTTCGTCGTCCCGCGCGGCAACTCGCTCTACATGCAGGCACTCAAGAAGCGGGCGGTCGCACTCGCCGTGCAGGACCGTGTGCACATCCTGCCGTACGTGCCGCACGACCAGGTGGTCCGCCACCTGGCCGCGGCTGACGTCGGCGTCATCCCGATCCACCACTGGCCGAACCACGAGATCGCCCTGATCACCAAGTTCTTCGAGTACTCCCACGCCCGGCTGCCCCTCGTCGTCAGTGACGTCCGGACGATGGGCGCGATGGCCACCACGACCGGGCAGGGAGAGGTCTTCACCGCTGAGGACGTCACGGACTACGTGCGGGCGGTGACCGCGGTCCTCGCCGACCCCCGGCGCTACCGCGAGGCCTACCACCGGCCGGGCATGCTCGCGGAGTGGACCTGGGAGGCGCAGGCGGCCGTCCTCGACAGCGTGTACTCCCGGCTCGTCGAGGGCGCGCGCGCACCGGTGGGCGAACGGATGGCACCGGTGACCTCATGA
- a CDS encoding glycosyltransferase family 2 protein, translating into MTACPDVTVIVAVYNTMPYLTECLNSLVKQSIGPERLEVIAVDDGSTDDSARELDRFAERYPAVVTVLRQPNSGGPAAPSNRALDKATGRYVFFVGSDDHLGEEALERLVACADTYESDVVAGRMVGVGGRYVHQKLYARNAPDVSLYDSPLPFTLANTKLFRRDLVEKHHLRFPEDLPVGSDQPFTIEACVRARRISVLADYICYYAVKRGDASNITYRADHLARLRCTARIMDHVAGLVPAGPRRDALLARHFAWELSKLLLTDFPALDTDTRRRVCEGLSVLLDAYWTDALRDGTGVKRRVRFGLAGSGALEALSRAVTDEAASGAPPFRLEGDRAFAVHPGFRDPGVGLDDRYYEVLGETVAGRLAAGTELESADWEQSGEELRLVVRLRLRVVGDVDSLVVALVQGAMPQSADRAGARRLPGGDGRPPAPGDFTFVATADGLGTQVHARVPVPAVLATKGVRVYVDVAGSTYEIPVRTEGRPMPLARRWGEAVPHRVAARPNTKGRLVITTAPLVESRNGPGTRLWRLLRPKRKRSR; encoded by the coding sequence ATGACGGCGTGCCCCGACGTCACCGTGATCGTCGCCGTGTACAACACGATGCCCTACCTGACGGAGTGCCTGAACTCCCTGGTGAAGCAGAGCATCGGGCCGGAACGCCTGGAGGTGATCGCGGTCGACGACGGCTCCACGGACGACAGCGCGAGGGAACTCGACCGGTTCGCAGAACGGTACCCGGCGGTCGTGACGGTGCTGCGCCAGCCCAACTCCGGTGGTCCCGCCGCCCCGAGCAACCGCGCCCTGGACAAGGCCACCGGACGCTACGTCTTCTTCGTAGGCTCCGACGACCACCTGGGCGAGGAGGCGCTGGAGCGGCTGGTGGCCTGTGCGGACACCTACGAATCGGACGTCGTCGCGGGCCGGATGGTCGGAGTAGGCGGACGGTACGTGCACCAGAAGCTGTACGCCCGCAACGCCCCCGACGTCAGCCTGTACGACTCACCCCTGCCGTTCACCCTGGCGAACACCAAGCTGTTCAGGCGCGACCTGGTGGAGAAGCACCACCTGCGTTTCCCGGAGGACCTGCCCGTCGGCAGCGACCAGCCGTTCACCATCGAGGCGTGCGTGCGCGCCCGCCGCATCTCGGTGCTCGCCGACTACATCTGCTACTACGCCGTCAAGCGTGGCGACGCGAGCAACATCACCTACCGGGCCGACCACCTGGCCCGGCTGCGGTGCACCGCCCGGATCATGGACCACGTGGCCGGTCTCGTCCCGGCCGGACCTCGGCGGGACGCGCTCCTCGCACGGCACTTCGCCTGGGAGCTCTCCAAGCTCCTGCTGACGGACTTCCCGGCGCTCGACACCGACACCCGGCGGCGCGTCTGCGAAGGGCTGTCCGTGCTGCTGGACGCGTACTGGACCGACGCGCTGCGCGACGGTACGGGCGTGAAGCGCCGGGTCCGCTTCGGGCTGGCGGGGAGCGGGGCCCTGGAGGCCCTGAGCAGGGCCGTCACGGACGAGGCCGCCTCCGGAGCCCCGCCCTTCCGGCTGGAGGGCGATCGCGCCTTCGCCGTCCACCCGGGCTTCAGGGACCCCGGCGTGGGACTGGACGACCGGTACTACGAGGTCCTCGGCGAGACGGTGGCGGGCAGGCTCGCGGCGGGTACGGAGCTGGAGTCGGCCGACTGGGAACAGAGCGGTGAGGAACTCCGGCTCGTCGTGCGGCTGAGGCTCCGGGTCGTCGGGGACGTGGACTCCCTGGTGGTCGCCCTGGTGCAGGGCGCCATGCCGCAGAGCGCGGACCGGGCGGGCGCCCGCCGGCTGCCCGGCGGGGACGGACGTCCACCGGCACCCGGCGACTTCACCTTCGTGGCGACCGCGGACGGCCTCGGCACACAGGTCCACGCCCGCGTCCCGGTCCCCGCGGTCCTGGCCACGAAAGGGGTCCGCGTCTACGTCGACGTCGCGGGGTCGACCTACGAGATCCCGGTGCGAACCGAGGGGCGGCCCATGCCGCTGGCCCGCCGCTGGGGCGAGGCCGTGCCCCACCGGGTCGCGGCGAGGCCGAACACCAAGGGCCGGCTCGTGATCACGACAGCTCCACTGGTGGAGTCCCGGAACGGACCGGGTACCAGGCTGTGGAGGCTGTTGAGACCGAAGAGGAAGCGAAGCCGATGA